DNA sequence from the Rattus rattus isolate New Zealand chromosome 2, Rrattus_CSIRO_v1, whole genome shotgun sequence genome:
CAGCCAGAGCAGCGGCGAACAGGAGCAGGCAACGCGCCTCGGATAGGCCAGGCCTAGGGACCTGCAGGCGAGAAGGCTGGATTAGCACTAGGCCACAGGGACCCACTGGCTCCTGGGAGCCGCCCAGCCTACACCCATAGATGGGCCTTCGAGAGCATCTCTGGTCCCCACAGCCCGCAGCTAAAGTTGGTCTGCTCGCAAGCCTGAGCTCCGGTCGGAACTCATCATTGGCTACTTCACAGCAGCCTGTGTTGATTGGCCGCCCGAATACCCTCCCTCCCTGCGGTAGGCCGAGCTCCACAGAGGCAACATAGCAAGCAGTGGTGACACTTAGTGGGCAGAGCTAGGAGGAGGCCCGCGGCGGGTGGACGTGGGACATACCCTGGCAGGGAACAGCAGGTGACGGCGGTGCATGGGGCCTGGCCCCACCAGCGGGCACTGGCCCACAGCCACGGCCGGGGGGCCATCTagctggagagagaagggacaggtgACCCGATCGGAGCCCAGCCCGGCAGCCCTCAGCAGCAGGGCGAGAGGCAGTGCGGGAATCTAGTCGAGGCCAGAACGGGAGTGTAGGCAGTTTCCTTGGGGAGGATTTGGTGAAAGCCTGAGATGAGGGAGAGCTGGTAGATGGTGCatgctgagtgaatgaatgaagggcATCTTTCTTCCGGAACCCCCAAGGAGGGTGGACCCTAAATGTGGACGGGAGACGGGCTGTGGGTAGCAGATCTAAGCGGGGAGtcggggagggaagagaggggtcTTACATGGGAAGGTGGATCCGTGGCCCGGGGACTGGGGACCCCCGTGACAgctggaaggagaagagagaggtgtATGGAGCGTGGAGGGCGAAGAAGGGCGGTGGCGCGACTGCGGTGTCCCAGCCTGGactcctcccctgccccagggTTCATACACCCAACGTGCCCCATCTCCACCCGGCGTCCTCCTGGCTGGGAGTGGGTGAGGGACTCGCCTGCAGCTCCTGGGGCCTGCAGCATCTCCATCCGCTCCTGTAGCTGCCGAACATGCGCCTCCAGGTCTCGGTTCCGGACCTCGGCCTCCTGTAGTTGGCTGTGGAAAGATAGGGCGGTGAGGCGACCTATCAGGTGAGGAGACTGCAAAGGTTGctgctcccttcccctccccccagcacctTGACCCCCTACCTGGAGAAGTTCTGGTTAGCGGTACGGATGGCCTCCAGCTCTCGGCTCAGGCTCTGCCGGGTGAGAACCTCTTCTTCCAAGGCTTCCTGGAGCTCCCGCAGCGTCACCATGGTCTCTGTCTCAGCCGCAGGGACAGGGACAGTCGCTGGGTCAGCCTCTTCAGCCTGTCGGTGGGGATCAGAGTTGGGACATGGGGCTATATCAGTCCAGCACTTCCCTCCACCTCCATTCCTCCCACCCCTATTCCCAGCCCTGGGTCTCTGGGGACAGACAGTCCAGTAACCCGGGAACAGGAGGGCTGGAGTCAGAAGTTTAGCATGTCTCTCCGAGCTCCACAGTGCTTCAGACAACCCTGACTTTACCCATAGGCCTCCCCAGTTTGTGTCTTGTCGTTATCTGCAACACCCCTCCTTCCAATGCCACCGACCTTCCTATAGCTTTTAAGAAACCAGCATCCCACCTGAGGGCCTCTGAACTTGTTCACCAACTGACCATAAGAACCTCTACCTCAGACTCAGTGGTtggcagcccctccctcccaggcccCGCCCAGTTGGTGTTGCTTtctgaccccacccccatgccGGGAAAGCATCTATCTCTGAGCTATCcctagttttctttgttttttattccaagacagggtctcattacataACTCGAGCAAGCCTTGAATTTGGGATccttctgcctgtgcctcctgagtagCTAAGGTTACAGGATGTGCTACTGGGCCAACTGGGGACAGTCCCTTACTGAATCAACAGCCTCACTGTTAGCACTGCAGGTACACCCACCCAGGAAGCTTTGCCCACCTCTCAGTCTACTCACCGCTTGATCCGGTGGGGACACGGGGGGCTGCAAGTCAAGCCCTTGCAAGTCTGACACAGGCAACTGCAGGGCCTCTAGTTCCATAGGGGTGGGTTCCGTGACCTGATTGtctctgagaagaggaagaggctaCCAAATAGGGATCTAGGACTCCCTAGCCTGTGGGTACCAGGCCAGGCCCCTAAGACCCCATGGCTAGAGGAGGttcagggcagagggaagagagcagacgACTGCCAGGGCCTCAGCACCTTGGCTGCCTTGCTGGCTGCCTGAGCTGTATAACTACAGAGAGTGGGCTGGGTCCAACATGTTCTAACCAGCATGAGGTGCTGCTTGCAGATCGTGAAATAAGTTGTCCTTACCTGTGCAGACCTGAGGCATGTCTGATGCTGGGCACTTGTGTGAGCGTCCTCTACGTGTTCTCTGCTTCCTAGTTTACTCCTAAGATCCagtctcttcatttttattttgtggcaaCAGGGATTAATCCCAGGACCTCATAAATGCTAAGTAAGTTCTCTTTGTAGTTGagtcatggtttctctgtgcagccctggctgtcctggaacttactctgtagaccaggttggcctcaaatgcagaggacgtcctgcctctgcctctgcctcccaagggatAAAAAGTGAGCACCATACCTACCtaggcctttctttcttcctttctttctttcttcctttctttctctttctttctttctttcttttatttatttatttatttatttagtggttTATCATTATTGTCTTTTgcacttttttgagacaagagctcaTGTGACATAAGCTGGCCTGGAACAGGCTATAGCCAATGCtgaccatgaacttctgatcTGCAGTGcgggattagaggtgtgagccaccatgcagacTGAATGCTGTGCCGAGGCTCACACActgagcactttaccaactgcTGCAGCTCCAGCCAATGCCAGGGATGCGCTCTTGGATTGAGCCATGCTCCCAGCCCATGATGAACTGTGTTATTTGAAtaattgacttctttttttctctgagacCAAggtgtacaccaggctagccttaaacttgtgattctcctaccgccaatgtttgtttgttttggtattttgaaACAAGCTCTCACTATCAggctgatcctccagcctcaaccTCCTCAATGGTAGGGTTATAGGTTATGCAATAGTGGATGTtcgttctttctctttctttctctctttctttctttcttccttccttccttcctttctttagacagagtctcctgtacaccaggctagccttagattactatatagcccaggatggccttgaacttgtgatcctcttgcctccaccttctAAATACTGGGATTGtaggtttgtgccaccacagcTAGCATAGTGGATGCTTTTAAAAGGCTTTATATAagaccaggcatggtagtacgTGCCCATAAATCGCAGCACCCCAAGGCCAGCTTAGACTATATTAacaagatcctgcctcagaaaacaagacagaaaactttttaaaacttaaaagttgttttattgttatatGCTCTTAAAATAAACTGTCAAATTTCAGGTTTGTTTTCTAAGATCCTGAGGACTGTGGGATGCCCTACAAACATGAAGGTCACTAGCAGGATTCGGGAAGGCTGAGTCTAAGATTCTTAGGTTAGACGGCTGGACTGAGATGTCACAGTGCAATGGGCAGGACGGACAGAGCTAGGAAACCAGAGGCCtggtctcaaaagcaaaaccaaaaataaacaaagcacatGTGTACCTGCTTTCCTAGGCTCACGTCCACTCGATACAAGCTAGTCAGTCATCAAGGCGTGTCTCCTGCACGTCTGACAGTGTCTCCTGCCTCAGTTAAGGGAATGCTTCCctctacagggctggagagatggctcagtggttaagagccctgaccgctcttccagaggtcctgagttcaattcccagccaccacatggtggctcacaatcgtctgtaatgagatctgatgccctcttctggtgtgtctgaggacagctacagtgtgctcatgtatatataaataaataagagcagcctggtctacagagtgaatcccaggacagccagagctacacagtaagaccctgtctctaaaagacttaaaaaagaaaggaaaatgcctCAAAAGATCAAGCTACaggcaagcctatagggcattttcttaactagtggtTAATGGGGAGGCTCAGCCtgttgtgggtggagccatcacTGGCCTGGGGTCCTGGTTTCTACAGGCAAACAGTCTGAAGAAGTCATAGAACCACGTCATGGCAGCTCCCTCCATCGCCTCAGCGTCagttccaggttcctgccccattttgagttcctgtcctgacttccttcagcaatGGGCTACCATGGGGAAgtgtaaaccctttcctccccagcttgcttttggtcaaggttaatcacagcagcagaaaccctaactgagacagctATGAATCCTAGGCCCCAGCAGTGGACTTACCTTAAGGCCATGCAAGAGTAGGAGTAACCCACGAAAGGCAGGTGCACCCCGAGTGCCATGTCTTCCTGCATGTCGGACAGTGTCTCCTGCAGAAGAGGGACAGGGCTGTGTGGCTAGCAGTTATCTGAGATGGCCCTTTGCCCCTCTATGTTCATGGCATAACTGCCCCCATTAAACAACtccatcattttctcttctgtcctgtTGCTTCCTTCGGGGCTCTGCCCGTACCAGACTTTTCTCTCTGACAGGGCCCAGGGCAGAAGCTATTGTTAAACGCTGAGAGCACTCGCCTGAGAAAGGACCTCGGCATCCTTCTGGGCTTAGCTCAgtttcctcctccaggaagtcctcCAGCACATTCCAGGCTGGGTCAAGAGCCCAGCCCCCCGAGTTCCATTTTAGTAATGCTAAGAGTGAGACCTCACTCACTGTCTTGGGGACTGGTCACCTATGTGTCCTCACACCTGAGTGGACACATGGCAGTGCTCTAGGATAATGATTTGGAACCTGGAAAGGCCATCAGCACTTTCTTTTTCAAgggagggtctcactgtgtaaccctgactggcctggagtcaccagagatccccctgcctctgcctatgaagttctggggttaaaggtatgcaccaccacatctggccaaTCACCCCAATTTTATGGAAGAGGTTAGGGAAGTCCCCTCAACCAATCAGGAACTGCAGGTACGTACCCCGCCCCCGCTCACCATGGCAGTGAGCCGGTCCTCCACCACATCAAAATTGCATGTGTCTGTGGCACCCTCGAAGTCTGGTGTGAAGGGGGGCACGCTGTCCCGGAGACCCTCCCAATCAAGGCCAAAGAAGAAAGGATGCTTCTGGAAGTCACCTGCCCCACCTCTACCGAGTCTTATCTCAGCAGGACACAGCAGCCCACGAATGAGGTCCTGAGCTTCCTCAGGGACACCCATGTCTGCCCGAGGCAGAGACAAGTGTTCCTATTGAGAGAGAAACTTAGGACTTAGCCCTgggctgcagagctggctcagtcCTTTATGAGCAGTCATGGTTCTGTTTCCCAGCACTCAACATGGCAGCAGACAACAGTCTGTgactccagtaccaggggatcccatgccctcaGACCTTCACGGGCACTTACTCagggcacacacaaacatgcagggaaaacagTTAGACACATAAATACCTCCCTACATGGTGCCCATGCTTACCCTGTAATGCACAATTTTGGCATACGTCTCGGCTGTGGAGTCGGCGTAGAAGGGTGTCTGCCCATAGAACATTTCGTAGGCAAACACGCCCAGTGCCCACCAGTCACACTCTGGCCCGTAGCTGCCTGCCCCAGGCCCTCCACCAACAGCCTGCAgaatctcaggagacaggtagTCCGGGGTGCCCACAGCCACCAGCGACCTCACCTGTGCCAACCAGACCTGAATGCTTAAGACCTTTTCTCTGACTGTCCACACCTGGTGTACAGGACATCCTGACCAAGCTCCCCTCCTGCACTTCACCACAGCCCCGCCTCCTACATCTGGTCCTTCACCATGGGGAGATTTGCACCAGGGTCTTCCTACCGTTCCATCAGGCTGCAATTTGAGGCAGGAGCCAAAGTCTGCCAGGCGAATGTGCCCACATCGGTCCAGCAGAATGTTATCTGGTTTGATGTCCCTGTACATAGAAAAGGGAAAGTGTGCTTTCTTGAAAATGTTCCCTCTTAGGTCCCCAGGCTCCGGTCTGGTTCCATCCCAACCAGGATTCTACAATTCTAGACCCCGGTCCTGTCCCCAATGGGATCCGACCTTCAGGTACCCTTCCTTCCCACACAAACTCTGCTAACCCTCCAAGGGCCCCGCCACGCCCACCTGTGCACGTAGCCCAGCCGGTGCACCGAGTCTATGGCCATGACAATCTCGGCCAGGTAGAAGCGCGCCATCTCGGCGGGGATCCGCTCCCCAAACTTGCTCAGCAGCGTTAGCAGGTCCCCGCCCACGTAGTATTCCATGACCAGGTActgggagcaggtgtgtcacAGGGGTTTGGTAGCCCCCAAGACTCCCAGAGACACCCCGTTCCCAAGCACAGGGCACCCCCGCAGAGTGAGAGCGCCCCAGACATCGGAAGGCCAAACCAGATATCACCTCCTGTCTCAAGGAAGGTCCCTTCTGTACCTGAGACACAATCCTACCGGCCCCCCAGCCTAGAGCAGCTTCTCCCTTCTCCAGCCTTCCTGACTTAGGGCAATGTAATTGTCACTCTTTCCTAGTCACCTGAACCCGGAGCTCACCAGGTAGTTCTCATCCTGGAAGGCAAAGTGCAACTGTGTGATCCAGCGCCGGTCCCCTTTCACTAATACATCCCTTTCTTCCCGGAAGCATGACACCTGTGAGGTAGAAGGGAAGCTGCAGGAGGTGAGTTGGAGCGATGAGGGCGCCGCCCTCATCCCTGACCCTCACCTCGCCTCTCTTCAGCATGTCCCACTTATTCATAATCTTCATGGCATACACTTGGCCGGTCTGTTTCATCTTCACCACCGCTACCTAAAGGCAGAACCGGGATGACAGTAGAGGTGGAAGGGAAAACCAGCAAGACTCATCCAGACAGAGCTCCACCCTTATCTCCACCCAGCCttagccacgcccccagctcgcACACCACCCCCTAACcacaagccccgcccccaccccagccttaAATTCAAACTCATTCATCAATTTTTAAGGCTCTGCCCCAGCTGTTATGCCCCACCCACCTCAAGTAAAGTTCCACTCCCAGGCCACTCAAGACTCACCTCACTGAACGCCCCACGCCCGATCACCTTCAAAATTTCAAAGTCATCCCTCTGCAGTCGGACCTCCTTAAGCCTTGCTGCAATGGGCTCCACTaggtgggaggggggggaggagaagaaccAAGGGTCACCAGAACACTAGGCAAGGGTGGTGACCTTAGTCGTCTTCTTTCTGCCCCTTAAATTGGCTTTAGGGCTCTGCtttcaaaatctctgtgatgTTTGGGGGACCAAGAATTGCCTGTTTCTGCAGGGCTGCAGGGCAGAAAGGGAGTCAGAGGGAGAAGCCAGAGCTTAaggcccttccttccctcccagggTGCTAAGTCAGGTCACCGGGGGCTCTCATTTAATGTCTCAGGCCACAGCCTCCAACTGCAGCTGTATCTAGCACAGCCAGCACAAAGTGAAGTGGGGGAGGGACACAGCCCACCGGCATCCTGGGCACTGTTGGAAGCGCATTCTTGGTCTCTGAAGGGTGCAGAAGTCTTCTTATAACCAAAGCTCCAGAGGATAACGTCCTGTGCTAGGGTGGCTCAGCAGAAAGGGAGGGCAGCTAGGTCTGAGGCTGgcgactgggggtgggggaagggcagagggaggtCAGGTCTCCCTTAGGGAAGCTGACAGAACAACCGGGAGTAAAGGTGGAGGAGGAATGTGtagggaagagaggagatgggggtcacagagaagaaaggggttCGGGAAAGTGGGCAGACAGGGAAGACACAGCCAGGGCCgaggcttggggggggggggcaggagagagCCAAGGCGCTGAGCCCTTTTAAGGCAGCGGGAACCCaggccccctcccccgcccaggCCTGGCAGGGGAGGGGCCCACAGGATGCTGCTCAGGCCACAAAAGGACTGCTCCTTCCCAGAGGGTCagacccctgcccccaccccagttcTCAGTTTACCCTGCCAGGCCAACCCCATACTCTGCACAAAGCAGTTTGAGGGAGatactgagggctggagaggagaaAAAGTCTGTCACAGGCTTAGTGGCCTAATCAGTGACCTCCACCTTTCTATCTGTGAAGCGGGGTAGGAGGGAGAATGAACTAGGGTCAGACATTGGCAGACAACCtgaggaccaggaccaggactCTAATGAAAGGTACAGAGCAACAACACAGGCTGTTACTTGTGAGAAGGTGAGGTAAGCCAGGGCTTTGGCTGAATGTTGGGCAGGGGCAGGTAAGGTTCTAGGCCTGTACACTAGGCCTGAGAAGACCTGTAGGGAAGGGCATTTAAGTCAGCAGGGGCATTAGAGGTCTTGAGCTAGGACCATGAGAGCCATGAGAAGCCAGGAGGGATCACAAAGGTGGGGGAGGTACCAAGATGCTAGGGATAGGCACTCAGAAGCTAAAGTTGTTCCTTCCTCCTTAATTTGGGGAACAGAAGGGGTGCTTGGTGGCGCCTGTCTGCCGGGCTGGCTCTCCCCCAGGGCCTCTGTGAGTCACTGTGCCCTCATAGCTCCTGGACACCTGTCAGGGCAGCTGGGGAGGCAGACGCCAAACACCTGCCTATGGGCCACACCCTGGCAGCTGCCCCATGCTATCCCTCCCCACTCTGGGAAACCAGGGAGGGCTATAAGGGTCCTAGAAGAGAAAGCTGCCAGGTCCTAGTGTGGGCGCAGGGATAGCATGAGGCTGTGCCCACCCAGGCTTGCATTGGCTGAGTCATGGGTGGCCTCCCTGACCCCACCAGGGGAGCCTGGGATCAAGCCCTGAGTTCTGCTTGGCTCCCTTACGAGAACTCTCCAGGCCCTCCTGCCCTGCCATAGCCCATTTTTGCCCTGTAgacccacctctgccttcctgccCATACTTACCCCATTGCAAGAAGTCGGCCACATACTTGTCCTGGGCTAGGTGGGAGGCGCCCAGCTCCTGGTGGACGCCCAGGAGAAGGTCGAGCAGGggctccagccccaggaagcctGGGTCCAGCACCAGCTGCTGGAGCTGCCTCAGCCGCACTTCGGCTGACATGTTGGGCAGGCAACACCATGGCCCCTCCCCGGGCCGGAGCTCGGGGTCCTCCCGTCACGGGGCCTGGCTGCCCCTGTCCAGGCCCCAGAACCCTGGCTGCATGTCTGCCTGTCCCTGACGATCCCTTGGGTCTCTCTGGCCAGTTCTAAGCCTGaggcctcctcctcttttccccaccCCTTGGCCCAGCCCCCTCCCGCCTCCCAGCTTTAACCCCTCCTGAACCAACACCCCAACTTCCTTCTTCCAGGGCCCCTCAAAACTCTTTTGTGCCCAAGTCAGGGGACAGAGTAAGACTCCAGGGTTGCCCCCCATTGCCTCTCCCCACCCACACAGAGGGTACAGAAGTTACAGGTGTGAGGTGTCAGTGCCCAGAAGAGCCAGTCTGGACTCAGAGCTGGGAGGGTAAGGAAAAGGCTGATGCCTGGGCCTACAGCGGAGGGGGGCCGGGACCAGGGGCAGCTTCTTCGTGACTCAGCAATGGATTCCAACTTTGGGACAGTTAAATTTAGCCCCTGGGCCTGCTGtattaccccccacccccctttggcAGAAGGTAGACGATCGGGAGGGAGCTTGCTCAGCCGCCAGGGCCAGGGGTGACCTGCTGGCCGGAGCCTGGGGGAGGCAGTGTGGTGGATCCAGGCCCTCCTCAAGCAAGAGACCCCAAAATAGCTCCTTGGCCACAGGCCGGGGCAGCCACATTCCTGCCTGGGCTAGGATTAGAGACAGAAACATTTTGGGGTTGAGGGCGGAGCTGCCTGGACAGCCAGCCAGGAGACATGTTAGTTTCTTTCTAGGGTGGCCAGTCCTCTGGGGAGGAAACCAATGGCCTCCAGCTGGCACTAGACAGCCAGTCACAAAGGGCCAGGGGCAGCAAGCTGCAAAGGCAAGTCCAGAGGCAGTGCAGTGCAGAtcaatccccagcatcctcctctgCCCCAAGGAGAGCATGCCTGGAGAGTCCTGATGCTTAAGACAAGTTTCGAACACCTCCAAGGACCTAGTAGGAAGGCTATCTCAGCCTGTTGACTCTGGGGTCAGAGTCATCTTCCAGAGGGTTCTCTGATCAGGGCTCAGGGATGGGGAGGCAGCTGAGATTGGGCTTCCTTTGGTCAGAGCACAGCCCAGAGCTGTGCAACCCTGGAAATACTGcaacctccaccccaccctgccccagggAACGGAGACACCGTGCAAACAAGGACTTTAGTATAAATAAGAGGGCTAGGGGGACAAGGAGGGCCCTGGGGGCGTCCATAATTTAACACTTTCAAAAGCACAGACCATAGCAAGGGGTGGGGTTCAGGCTGGAGGGGgagcccctgccctgccctctcaCCCAAGGGGTGCTGTGGAGCTGGGCTGTTGTGGGCTAAGTCTCTCCCAGGAGTGAACAGTCACATGCTGGGACAGGGACGGTTAACACTGATGTTTCAGAGGACAGAGTCAAGGCCACACAGGCCACTACATCCCCATGGCTGGGCCAACCTAGGGGACCCCCAGTATTTGTGCAGGGTGGGGGCTTGGAGGAGTCCTTCCGTCACGATTAGTCGTGTTAATACAGTGATTCTTGAGGTCAGCAGGGAGGGTTATGGCTAGGAGGCCAGGGACATGGGACATCCACGTTTCACACCACAGTGCCACTGGGGGAGCTGCCTGGTTGGGAGGAGATGCCCTGGGGAGGACAAGAGGAGAAAGCTGGATTAGACAGCACCCAGGCTTCCGCCAGCGCTTGGAAAAGGAGCCACCCGCAGGCCTAGAGCTGCTGCCCGGCTGGGAACAAACAGCTCAGCAGCCTTCCCTGACCCAGGGCAGCCTTTTACAGGAATTCATGGCCCCAGGCAACCTggacagacagggaggagagtggagaagaaagaaaccgGTCCGCTTGCAGCTTGGGGGTTGTCCTACCTCTACCACTGACTTGCTGGGTGACCTGGGCCAACTTGCTTCCCCTGCCTGGGTCTCGGTCTCCTCGTCTGTGAACTAGGGAGATAGAGGGCATCTTTGAGAACTCAGTCAACTCCCCCAGCCCTGCGATCCTGACAGTTGCCCTGCAGCTGCCCTCCCTGCGTTCCAAGGCTCCTGGACTCTGAACCTTCCAAAACAAGGATCTGAAGGAGCGAGGGCAGAGTGGGGTCCGAGACACTGAGACCACACCCTAAAGGACAaacagcccagccccagcccaacCAGGCAACAGGCCCACACCTCACCGACTGCGAGCACAGCCAGCACATAGCCCATCTGAGAAACAGTGACTGGGACCACACAGCAGCAAGAAGAAGTGCAGGCCTGGATCCTGACTAATTCCCATCCAGGCCTTCAGCAGCTGGCTCAGAAACAGAGTATCTAAGAGGCAGGCCAAAGACAGGCCAAAAGTGGGCCCTCAGCTCAATCACATCCCTAGACCAGCAGCCCTAAATAGTTTCACCATTTAAAACACAGATTTCCCATAAAAAGTGGTCCTGCCTTGAGTACTAAGGGTGAACCCCAGGGGCCATCAGAGGTCTTAGAGATGGTCCCTACCGTTCTGTCTCCTATACCTGACCTCTCTCTGACCAATACCTGGCATCTGGGAGGCCCATCATTcagaaaggcagggacagaaCTGGTGCCCCAGCGTGGGCAGGCGGGGACTCACCGCCTTGCCGGGCCGGGCCCAGGTGCAGACGAGGCCCTCTTGGCAGGCAGTGATGATGCAGTCCTCCAGGAACAGAAGCACGGTGAGGCGCTCCTGAGCGATCTTCTTGCACACCAGAGGCTCCAGCAGTGGGACCTCATGGATTCGAGGGCACAGGGCTGTGCCCAGCACCTTGGCTGGGTCCAAGCGGCTGCGGGGGGCGGGGCCGTTGAGCTTGTCATTGCTGCTATTGCCCCCACTGCCCCCACGGCTGATGTTCCCCAGGCTGTGGTAGCGCTTGTGTTCCTTCTCAGCCCCCCGGTCCCGCCGCTCCTGCAGGGTCAGTGTGGCAAAGCGGCCAATGCTGAATGGTACGCCAGGCTCCATCGATACGCTAGGCCCGCCAGCCTTGCCACCACCAGCTGGGTGTGGGAGGCTGTTGGACCGTGACAGGGAGCGGGGCAGGGGGCCTGCACCTGTCTCTCCGGCCCGAGAACCTCCAGAGGCTGGTGGGGTGGCACCAGGTGTGCCTGGAAGGGTGCGGGTGCGGGCCAGAGGCGGGTGAGGGGAGAGCACGTCTTCTGTGAGGTCCCACAGGCAGAACTGTGTGTCCTGGCCAGCTGAGCCAAAGCGGTAAGTGACGGAGCCAGCCTTGGGCAGTGGGGACACTGGAGCTCCTGTATCTGAGCTGGTGGCCTCAGGCTCCTCCTCTTCACCACTGGGGTCTCCATCACCACTGGCTGAGGCTGTCTCCTCTGCGCGAGTGGTGTACGGATCAAAGGCTACAGCATTGACCCAGGACTTGTGGCCATGGCCTCGAGCCACCACACGACCCTCCGTGAAGGACCACACAGTGACCAAGTCATCTTCCCCTCCTGTCACCACATAGCGGCCATCAGggctccagcacacacacagcagacccCCAAAGTAGCTCTTCATGAGCCCACGAAGAAGCATGCTGTCA
Encoded proteins:
- the Dmwd gene encoding dystrophia myotonica WD repeat-containing protein isoform X1 — encoded protein: MAAGGAEGGPGPSAAMGDCAEIKSQFRTREGFYKLLPGDATRRSGPTSAQTPAPPQPTQPPPGPASASGPGAAGPASSPPPAGPGPGPALPAVRLSLVRLGDPDGAGEPPSTPSGLGAGGDRVCFNLGRELYFYPGCCRRGSQRSIDLNKPIDKRIYKGTQPTCHDFNQFTAATETISLLVGFSAGQVQYLDLIKKDTSKLFNEERLIDKTKVTYLKWLPESESLFLASHASGHLYLYNVSHPCASTPPQYSLLKQGEGFAVYAAKSKAPRNPLAKWAVGEGPLNEFAFSPDGRHLACVSQDGCLRVFHFDSMLLRGLMKSYFGGLLCVCWSPDGRYVVTGGEDDLVTVWSFTEGRVVARGHGHKSWVNAVAFDPYTTRAEETASASGDGDPSGEEEEPEATSSDTGAPVSPLPKAGSVTYRFGSAGQDTQFCLWDLTEDVLSPHPPLARTRTLPGTPGATPPASGGSRAGETGAGPLPRSLSRSNSLPHPAGGGKAGGPSVSMEPGVPFSIGRFATLTLQERRDRGAEKEHKRYHSLGNISRGGSGGNSSNDKLNGPAPRSRLDPAKVLGTALCPRIHEVPLLEPLVCKKIAQERLTVLLFLEDCIITACQEGLVCTWARPGKAFTDEETETQAGEASWPRSPSKSVVEGISSQPGSSPSGTVV
- the Dmwd gene encoding dystrophia myotonica WD repeat-containing protein isoform X2 translates to MAAGGAEGGPGPSAAMGDCAEIKSQFRTREGFYKLLPGDATRRSGPTSAQTPAPPQPTQPPPGPASASGPGAAGPASSPPPAGPGPGPALPAVRLSLVRLGDPDGAGEPPSTPSGLGAGGDRVCFNLGRELYFYPGCCRRGSQRSIDLNKPIDKRIYKGTQPTCHDFNQFTAATETISLLVGFSAGQVQYLDLIKKDTSKLFNEERLIDKTKVTYLKWLPESESLFLASHASGHLYLYNVSHPCASTPPQYSLLKQGEGFAVYAAKSKAPRNPLAKWAVGEGPLNEFAFSPDGRHLACVSQDGCLRVFHFDSMLLRGLMKSYFGGLLCVCWSPDGRYVVTGGEDDLVTVWSFTEGRVVARGHGHKSWVNAVAFDPYTTRAEETASASGDGDPSGEEEEPEATSSDTGAPVSPLPKAGSVTYRFGSAGQDTQFCLWDLTEDVLSPHPPLARTRTLPGTPGATPPASGGSRAGETGAGPLPRSLSRSNSLPHPAGGGKAGGPSVSMEPGVPFSIGRFATLTLQERRDRGAEKEHKRYHSLGNISRGGSGGNSSNDKLNGPAPRSRLDPAKVLGTALCPRIHEVPLLEPLVCKKIAQERLTVLLFLEDCIITACQEGLVCTWARPGKAGISSQPGSSPSGTVV